From Candidatus Bathyarchaeum sp.:
ATGATATGATATTACTGTTACATCCAAAAGGTTATGTTCTGCTTTGGGCATTCATAAATTAGGATGGAAGATATTTGTTTGCATATGTTCTTATTACTGTAAATTCTGGTTCAGAGCGAGAGTTCCTGAAGAAGATTTCAAAATTTGATGAAGTTGTTGAAGCAAACCTTGTAATCGGTGAAAACGATATTGTGATCAAAATCCAAGCAAATGACATTGCACACATGGACCAATTTTTGACAGACACCCTTCGTGTCTTGCCAAATGTTTTCCTTACTACAACCATGATTATAACTGAACAGATTAAGCCTGAACCCAAATCAGATTAGGCGCTTATTTTTGTAGGTTAAACAACTGCTCTTAGTACGTATACATAACCTACTTCTATTATTGCTGCCACGAAAAACAGGGAATATATTCCTACAAGGGCTTTGGTTGACATTTTGCGGTTCAGGGTCCTTTTGATTGTCTGGTAAAGTCCAAAGCCTTCAAGAATCGCGTTTGGAGTGCTTAATAAAATCGCAAAACATAGTGTGTTCAAGAAAACTTGCCCGTAAACTAGAGTGCTTGCTCGCAGAATACTGATGAAAATAACGATCACCGTGAAAATGAAGGCAAAAATCCGTGGATTATTGATTATCACTTGTTCTTCTTCACGGTCTGCCATAAAATTCAGGACTAATCCAACGTAAAATGTCATTCCCAGAAGAATAAGAGAAACAACCAACACGTTATGAACAAAAACAAACAAAATGGCAATTAATGGGTTGGCAAAAACGTCTCCAACTGTTCCAAAAAAAGAGGTGTTTTCAACATATGCTAGCAGCAGTAAGGCTACAAAAACTAAACCAAGAACAACAGTTTTTTTCTTCTGGTTCAACTA
This genomic window contains:
- a CDS encoding Lrp/AsnC ligand binding domain-containing protein → MFAYVLITVNSGSEREFLKKISKFDEVVEANLVIGENDIVIKIQANDIAHMDQFLTDTLRVLPNVFLTTTMIITEQIKPEPKSD